One Lycium barbarum isolate Lr01 chromosome 5, ASM1917538v2, whole genome shotgun sequence genomic window carries:
- the LOC132642212 gene encoding uncharacterized protein LOC132642212: MEAIQEDMSEGILQCTNHTYKSTTPGGICDFCLQEKLGKLVSSSISSACFPPPHYSTSSNCNYHRFDKMRKPSNLRSVETSYQGVHMLEADEVGDNSHKKKGFWSFLHSSSSRHSSTAKKTEKTSVGSSLNGSIRSRKNKKEKFVVIEETERPVHVYSRSRSVGCESKISTGLDDCTLRRVESQRENKHIVSSSSSSSSYCVSSEEKNGKFTRKGKSWGWVLASPMRAFSKKRDALKKNATPNLDAIPSLLTKRN; the protein is encoded by the coding sequence ATGGAAGCAATTCAAGAAGATATGAGTGAAGGGATTTTGCAATGTACAAATCATACTTACAAGAGTACCACCCCAGGTGGGATTTGTGATTTTTGCCTCCAAGAAAAACTTGGAAAGCTTGTTTCTTCCTCTATATCTTCTGCTTGTTTTCCTCCTCCTCATTATTCAACTTCAAGTAACTGTAACTATCATCGTTTTGACAAAATGAGGAAACCAAGTAATCTAAGATCAGTTGAAACATCTTATCAAGGTGTGCATATGTTGGAAGCTGATGAAGTTGGAGATAATAGCCATAAGAAAAAAGGGTTCTGGTCATTTCTTCACTCCTCATCCTCTAGGCATTCTTCCACAGctaaaaaaactgaaaaaactTCAGTTGGATCATCTCTGAATGGTTCAATAAGGTCAAGAAAGAACAAAAAGGAAAAGTTTGTTGTGATAGAGGAGACTGAAAGACCTGTTCATGTGTACTCAAGATCCAGATCTGTTGGCTGTGAAAGTAAAATCTCAACTGGTTTAGATGATTGTACTTTGCGCAGAGTTGAGTCTCAGAGAGAAAACAAACATATTGTTTCAtcttcttcatcatcttcatcttaCTGTGTTTCTTCTGAAGAGAAGAATGGAAAATTTACAAGGAAGGGCAAGAGTTGGGGATGGGTTTTAGCAAGTCCAATGAGAGCTTTTAGCAAGAAAAGGGATGCCTTGAAAAAGAATGCTACTCCAAATTTAGATGCAATTCCTTCTTTGTTGACTAAGAGAAACTAG
- the LOC132640217 gene encoding eukaryotic translation initiation factor 2 subunit gamma-like, producing the protein MSRKGLMEQDLSKLDVTKLHPLSPEVISRQATINIGTIGHVAHGKSTVVKAISGVQTVRFKNELERNITIKLGYANAKIYKCEEDRCPRPACYKAYGSGKEDSPMCDVPGFENCKMKLLRHVSFVDCPGHDILMATMLNGAAIMDGALLLIAANESCPQPQTSEHLAAVEIMRLQHIIILQNKVDLVQENVAINQHEAIQKFIQGTVADGAPVVPISAQLKYNIDVVCEYIVKKIPIPERNFISPPNMIVIRSFDVNKPGFEVDEIRGGVAGGSILKGVLKVNQLIEVRPGIVVKDESGNIKCTPIYSRIVSLFAEQNELQFAVPGGLIGVGTTMDPTLTRADRLVGQVLGEVGSLPEIFVELEVNFFLLRRLLGVRTKDSERQGKVSKLAKGEILMLNIGSMSTGARVVAVKNVFAKLQLTSPVCTSKGEKIALSRRIEKHWRLIGWGQIQAGITLDVPPCPI; encoded by the exons ATGTCTCGGAAAGGATTGATGGAGCAAGACCTAAGTAAATTGGATGTGACAAAGCTACATCCGCTGTCGCCTGAAGTTATTTCTCGTCAGGCAACAATAAACATTG GCACTATTGGCCATGTGGCTCATGGGAAGTCAACAGTTGTAAAAGCTATATCTGGTGTGCAG ACTGTTCGTTTTAAAAATGAGCTAGAGCGTAATATTACAATTAAGCTTGGTTATGCAAATGCTAAGATATATAAATGTGAAGAAGACCGCTGTCCTAGACCCGCGTGCTACAA GGCTTATGGAAGTGGAAAAGAAGACAGTCCCATGTGTGACGTCCCTGGTTTTGAGAACTGCAAAATGAAATTGCTGAGGCATGTATCTTTTGTTGATTGCCCC GGTCACGATATTCTCATGGCTACTATGCTTAATGGAGCCGCAATTATGGATGGAGCCTTGCTTCTAATTGCTGCCAACGAGAGCTGTCCCCAACCTCAAACTTCTGAACATTTAGCTGCTGTAGAAATTATGCGCCTTCAACATATAATAATTCTTCAAAATAAAGTTGACCTAGTTCAGGAAAATGTTGCTATCAACCAGCACGAGGCAATTCAGAAATTTATTCAG GGAACTGTTGCAGATGGTGCCCCAGTTGTACCAATATCTGCACAATTGAAGTACAACATTGATGTCGTCTGTGAATATATTGTGAAAAAGATTCCCATTCCCGAGAGGAATTTCATTTCACCACCAAATATGATTGTTATCCGGTCATTTGATGTTAATAAACCTGGTTTTGAAGTTGATGAGATCAGAGGTGGTGTTGCTGGTGGCAGTATTTTGAag GGTGTATTGAAGGTAAATCAACTTATTGAGGTTCGTCCTGGAATTGTTGTCAAAGATGAGAGTGGCAACATCAAATGTACTCCAATATATTCAAGAATAGTATCATTGTTTGCTGAGCAAAATGAACTACAATTTGCCGTGCCTGGAGGACTCATTGGAGTTGGAACAACTATGGATCCAACACTGACACGTGCTGATCGACTGGTGGGACAGGTTCTTGGGGAGGTCGGGTCACTTCCTGAAATTTTTGTTGAACTAGAG GTGAATTTCTTTTTGCTTCGACGTCTTTTGGGTGTGAGGACAAAGGACTCAGAGAGGCAGGGCAAAGTCTCAAAGTTGGCAAAGGGAGAAATCCTCATGTTAAATATAGGGTCCATGTCAACAGGGGCTCGTGTTGTTGCTGTCAAGAATGTTTTCGCAAAATTGCAACTGACGTCTCCCGTGTGTACCAGCAAAGGGGAGAAAATTGCTCTTAGTCGGAGAATCGAGAAGCATTGGCGTCTTATCGGTTGGGGCCAAATCCAAGCTGGTATTACTCTTGATGTTCCACCCTGCCCCATATGA
- the LOC132642213 gene encoding chaperone protein dnaJ 49-like translates to MDSNKDEALRCIDIAKEAIVSGNRHKALKFIGIARRLNKSLAVDDLLTACENLDSSNRGNFSEVKNDVASVKNETGDVKNYREEHVELIKRIKSKKDYYEILGLEKSCPFDEIRKAYRKLSLKVHPDKNKAPSSEDAFKKVAKAFKCLSDDGLRRRYDETGYADEFMYSRHQHNVSDMRRRTGHDYNFGDDFDPDELFRSFFRQDDDVFRTTYVYRTRSTGAELRVELSPVVRKLVLLFQLLLLLLIVLLVFHPYFN, encoded by the coding sequence ATGGATAGTAACAAAGATGAGGCTTTAAGATGCATTGATATTGCTAAGGAAGCAATAGTGTCGGGCAATAGGCACAAAGCGCTTAAATTTATTGGAATTGCGCGTCGCCTTAATAAAAGTCTAGCAGTGGATGATCTTTTGACTGCTTGTGAAAATCTTGATTCGTCGAATCGTGGTAACTTCAGCGAGGTTAAAAATGATGTTGCTAGTGTGAAAAATGAGACAGGTGATGTGAAGAATTACAGAGAGGAACATGTTGAGTTGATTAAAAGAATTAAGAGTAAAAAAGACTATTATGAGATTCTTGGTTTGGAGAAAAGTTGTCCATTTGATGAAATTAGGAAAGCATACAGGAAACTATCGTTGAAAGTTCATCCTGATAAAAATAAGGCTCCAAGTTCTGAAGACGCGTTTAAAAAAGTCGCGAAGGCGTTTAAGTGTTTGAGCGATGATGGTTTGAGGAGACGATATGATGAGACGGGTTATGCTGACGAATTCATGTATAGTCGGCATCAGCATAATGTTAGTGACATGAGGAGAAGAACCGGGCACGACTATAATTTTGGTGATGATTTTGATCCTGATGAGCTTTTCAGGTCATTTTTCCGTCAAGATGATGACGTGTTTAGGACAACTTATGTTTACAGGACGAGAAGTACTGGTGCTGAGTTGAGAGTGGAATTAAGTCCTGTTGTGCGTAAATTAGTTCTTCTCTTTCAATTATTGTTGCTTTTGCTTATTGTTCTACTTGTTTTTCATCCTTACTTCAATTAA